CAATTGCTTGAGGAAACGTCACAGGGCTCTCAGAGCTCCCAACTCCAAAGCCCACAGCCAAGCAGCACTCCAGATCTAACCAAAGATGTGAAAGCAACCCCCTCTCCGCGACTGAGTATGCAAGAGAGATTGAGAGGGGCCGTGAGTGcgagtccaaggagctcCGGTGAATTGGAGCGTGAGACGGACTCAGACTCTGTCAGCATCAAGGACGACGCCAAGGGAGCAGAGGACGTGGATAAACTGGATACCCCGCCAACTGATTCGAACACGTCTATGCCCCCAGAATCCAGGGGAGCTAAGGAGCTTGTATCTGAGTCTGTATCTGTTGTAGATTCGGACCTACTTTCGAAGATCCAGACCGAAAACGCGACAATGGCTGAACAGCTTGACTCGTTGCAAAACAAGGTGGTACTTCTGGCAGGACTGGAGGCTGAGCGGACCAAAAACAGCCCTGCAAGCGCCAAGAAACTCGCGGAGAAGGACAAGCAAATTGCTTTGCTTATTGAGGAGGGCACAAACCTGTCTAAGAAAGAACTTACTTACATGAACACGATAAAGAAGCTCCGGGTCAAGGTCAAGCAGGGTGAGACTTTGCAGGAGGGATTTGACAAGATTAAAGCGCGACaagacaaggagctggggACTGTCAAGGAGAAACTGAGGAGCAAGGAATCTGAGTTGATGAGtctgaaggaggaggtgaaaaTTCTGAAGAAGAACGTCTCACAATCGGGGAAGTTGGACAATCCCGAGTTGAGggtggagctggaggacctCAAGAAGTCTCGCGACGCCTTAAAGAAGGAAAATTCAGAGCTATCCAATGATCTAGAGGAGGTGAAAAAGTCTCGTGATACACTGCAAAGATCTCGAGAGACCCTTCAGGCATCCCATACGACTCTTCAGGAGACCCACGACCAGCTGAAAAACACTCTGAACACATCCTCTCTGTCATCCCAGACGTTGATTGCTGATCTCAAGCTCGAAATCTCTCGTCTCGAGACACGTGTAGAGCACTACAGAGGGCTGAACGAAGAGGCTACTGCCCGCAACTCGGATGAGAATACTGCTAAACTGCTTAACCAGATTGAGAATCTCAACTCGCAGCACTCTCATTCTCAGGACAACTGGCGAAGTGTGGAGCTTTCGTTACAGGGCAAGATTTCAaagctcgaggaggaagtggaGGAGTGCAAGTCGCGTGAGGCTGCCTTgatgaagaaaaacaagGCATTGCAGAATGATCTGCGTGctgagagagaagaaattGCTAATCTCCAAGACGAGCTAGGAGCTGTCAATGAGCAGATCTTCAAGAGCAAACGACAGGTTGAGACACTACGAGAAGAGCTGAAGGAATGTTTAGCTAATGAGAAAGATGACATTCCTGTATCTGAACCTGTTTCGGTGCCTTCCATTGCTAAGTCCCAACACGCTGAAGAAATGGAGAAGCTTACTCTCAAGATTGCGGCATTAGAAGAGCAGCTTGAGGAGCGAAACATGCGTCTTGCTGCTCGTGATGAAGCAGATATGGCAGTGACATCTCCTCTGGAGGCAGAGTCTCCTTTTGGGGGTGTTCCCACATCTCCTTCTGACACTTTTGACCGCTCTTTCTCTTACGATCGCTCTTTCGGCTCATTTGAACGGCTGCAAGATGTCGATCAGTTAACTGAGCTAGACTCGCGACGGTCTGGAACTGGTCCCTCTATCCAAGTCATCGGAAGAATGAGTTCTCAAGTGCGAAAACTCACGTCCGAAGTCAGTAACCTCAAAGAGGAATTGGTGCGGGTGGTCGGAGAAAAGGACGAGGCCTCGCGTGAAGTGGTGAGGCTGATGACCGAAAACGATGACTTGTTGGAGTCCAAAATCAAGCTGGATGCGGTGGAGGGAAGACTAGATGCGATGGAAAAACGTGAATCTCAAGCTCTGGGTATGCTCGGCgaaaaggaggaaaagatCAACGAGCTGAGAGCAGATATCGCAGACATGAAGGAGCTTTACTCAAGGCAGATCAGCGATCTGGTTGACCAGTTGGTGGAGGCGAAGAAGTAGTAATGTTTGTAGATATATAACGATAATCATGTTTCCAAAATGTGCACAGTCTTCCGTTTATACAGCTCCTGAATCTACATCTGCAAGGATCGGCGCTATCGTCCTGGTCTGAGTTAGTTATCTGTGTAATTACAAGTGTATGTACAGGAATTATGtcgagtatgtacagtacaagtggcTACAggacttgtacttgtagtatcgtacagtatgtacagtgaGATCTGGGTAACATTTCCAGTGATACCAGAGAGACGTCTAAAGAAGGGACTTATTTTCAGACGTTACAGTATTCAATCAATGCATTCAACAAGTAAAGTAGATGAACAAACATCTTTCACATCACCTTTTTGATATCAGTGAGCATTCTCACTCCTTCCTGATACATAACATCGTGCTTCATATCTTTGCCCATTTCTTCGGCTCTGTTGATGATAGCTTGGGGAATACCAGCTAGTCCAGCCACGTTTAGACCATAGCTGTCTGTGGCACTGCCAGGCTTCATCTTGTATGTGAAAATGGGAgggttggtgttggtaATATCCATGTGCACGAGGTCGCACTTATTGCTATCTTCACTATCAAGCAACTGACCTAGGGGATAATGAGTAATAAATAATGTCAATGCTTCAAGCTCGATGAAATGTTTCAGTACAGAATGAGCAATCGCGATACCATCTGTAGTGGTGGTTCCTCGGCCAATCTCATCCAGTAATACTAGAGATTTGCTGGTAGCATTCCTGAGAATCTCTGCACATTCACACAACTCCACCATGAAGGTAGATTGGCCACTCATAATGTTATCCTGAGCCCCCATACGACACAGGATAGAGTCTGTGATAGGAATCTGGGCCTTCGAGGCAGGCACGTAGCACCCGATATGTGCCAGGAGAACTGATAGAGCGATCTGTCGGACCAAACTTGACTTACCTCCCATGTTAGGGCCTGTAACGACGGTAGGGCATCTAATTTTGATGTCATTGGAGATGTAATTGGTCATCAGCTTCTCGGTGATTACGTGGCGGGAATCCTTCAAGTCAATACCACCTTCGTCGACGTAGTCTGCCTTGACCCACCCCGACTGTCCACTGACCTTAGCCAATGCAAATAGGCAGTCGAATTGAGACATGGCTACAACCATAGATCTGAAGAACTCATAGTGGGTGGCACACCGCGACCGGAACATGTTGAACTCGATATCGCAGGCAGCCTTGAGTTTCTCCACGCAGTATTCGTGCCTCTTAACTAGACTGTTGAGCGTGGGTGTCCTGAATCGTGACACAGACTTTGTGCCACTAATCTTCGTCCATTCAAGAGGTAGCTTCTTGGTGTCCTTGTTTGCAACTTCAATCAAGTAATCAATACCAGCCACGGAAGAGTATTGCAGCTTGGGGCGGTTGAGTTCCGCTCGGAGTGCTAGCAACTCAATTTGAAGCTCGGCTTCCACTTTCTTAAGGTCTTTCTTGCGATCTACCAAGCTCGGGGGGTCGGTCACAAAGAACGTGAGAGCCTCGTCTTGTCGCGCTGCATCAGGGTtaatctcctccagaagtTTCTCAATATCACTCACGTGAATACCCAGAGAATTAAAAATTTCACCTAACACAGGGTTGGTGTCGATGTACTTGTCGCCACTGCCAGGCTTGAACTCTTGGGCAACAAACAACAGTTCCCGAAGCAGTAAATACACCTCCTTTCTGTTGAGCTGACCGTAGTGGAGTCTCATGAGCATCTTGCTAAGGTCAGGAATAGGTTTGAGGAGCTTCACCAACTTGTTGATCAACGTGGTCAGCTCGTCTGATTCAGCTCCATATATGCTTTTGATGATAGCTTCCACCGCACTAAGTCGTTGAAGAATCGCAGTTCTGTCGGTAAGAGGCCGCGATACCCACTTCTTGAGCTCACGGCTGCCGAAAACAGTAAGACATCTGTTCAGAACCCAGAATAATGAACCCTTAGCTGTGTGATCTGTGGTATTAGCAAACAGCTCCAAGGATGCCACTGTATTGGCCGAGAGGCGCATGTAGCTGCCTGTGTATCTAGTGAAGTTGTTTGTCAACAAAAAGAGTGAGTCGAGCTTACAATGGGTAAGGTAGCGCGAAGTAGCGAGGATCAGTGTTTTCACCATGGCAGGTAGTTCCAGAACAGTAGAACAAGTACCTGCATTTGCTTTTCCCTCAAAGAACAGTGCGACCTGGGCATCTGGATCTtccacttcctcctcaaGAACATTCATCTCAGCCAGTCGACCCTTGTTCCGATGCATATACTTCTGGCACATTTTGAGCGTACTCGAGCTAACGCCGCAGTTCAAAATTTCGCATGGTGCTAACGTCAAAAGCCTTATCTCGAGTTCGGACTTTACGTAGTCATCATTGAACGAGTCCCAGATGACGTCACCAGTAGACACCTCCGTAGCGAGCAATGTGACAGTAGGCTTGTCCCCCTTGCTCTCGTGCAATGCCACTAAGTACGAGGAGTACTGCACATCATTCACACTGCCCCCATTTCCACTCTCGATATATGTTCCCTTAGTGAACGTGTTGGTGAGTTCTCTGATCATAGGTCCCTTTTTGTTCTCAACATTCTTCAATGctgccacctccatctgctgCACATGGCCCACCTTGAATCCCTTCTCAACCAGTTGTTTCGTGTAAAAGTCGATTCTGTGCACTGGAAACGAGGAGTAGGCTAGCTTGATGTACTTGCTGCCTTGTTGGACTACTCCATCGTTTCCGATATCCTTCAGGTTTGTGATACCTGGACTGAGGAATAGGCGTGTTTGGGCGTGAGCAATTTCTGCGTCATCGCCGTAGATATGGTATTTGTAGCCCACCTGCACAAACAACAATGTGTCTCGatgctgcttcttgatTTCGTACCACTGGAACTCTGTAGCGTTCAGCTTCGTCTTTTTCGTAATCACTGGCAAGTCTTCATCATTCTTGTTTCTAACTAGCTCGAGCTTCGCTCTGAACTTCTGCTTGAGCTCAGGGTTGTGATCAGTGTTAATTGACTTGCCGCTCTTGAAACTCGCCAAGGATTTTGGACGAgacttggagttgatttcAGATCCAATTGATAAATCAGGCTGCGTGTCCATGGCAACGACGTCTGTCGTTACTGTCACCGGCTCCAGGGGCGGCTCATCTGTGACTTGCTGAGGTGATTTGGCGTCCTTTTGCTCAGCTGGAGAACCAGAGTCTGTAGGTTTTTTGCCGATCACCGCTTCGGTGTGCACAGCGTCGGCCCCTGTTTTGGGCTTCTTGAAAAATCGACTCAGTGTCGCTTGTTTCGATCGTTTCATGGTGATGATAATTTTGATCTGGAAAAAGACACGTCCGTACAGTAATTAACCAATTTGTTGGATTTAAGGTTTCGATTGGTGAAGTGCTGAAcactctacttgtagcttgaTAAACCCCACGAGGAAACTAATATAAGATGCTGGAATTGGCTTGAGGCATTGGTATAATTAGTGGCACAGACTCTACTCTTCTCAGTCCCCTACTTCTTTAACCGTAGTTGGAGAGCTGATCGTCTTTATGGGCTGGGACCTAACCCATCTGCACACCAACTCAAAAACGCGTCGCGATTTATTTCGGCTTTTTTCCGTATCAACTTTTCAACCCAACATGCTGGGAGACACGGCCCTCAAACTGGTGCACGATTCGCGCCGAACTGCTGCCCTTGATTTGCTTCCAGCGTATCAGGAAGAGCTGGTTCGTGGTGTGTGCCGAGAAATTCGCCAACTGGATGcctccatcaacaagacACAGGATGAACCGGGATACGACCCACAAGATCGAGTGGCCCATTGCAACCTCCTGGTACAGCATCTCGCCATGCGACGAGACAAACGCTGCTTGTTGGCATATCAATTCACGCGTGCCCGGCGTATGAATGAAGCCGCATGGAAACAGACGGAGGAACCAAACCTCAACGGTAATGAGCAGGAGTACATGAAGGCGTATGAGGATCTCATTGTTGACATCAAGGGCCCGTACACCGATATCGATCTGACAGGATCATTGGAGCCTCCCAACGATGTGTTCATTGATGTTAGAGTGTTGCAAAGCGTGGGCGAGGTACAAACTGAATACGGAGTGTTCAACCTTGAGAAAGATTCGCAATTTTTTGTTCGGCGAAGTGATGTCCAGACATTGTTACTTCAGGGCTACTTGAAAGAGATTTAGATGCGGGGACGTGGGGGGTTGGATTATTTATGGCTTGTTCGTTTGCATGAAGGATGAGTGTCTGCACATGTATTTCACTAATgattattttattatttttaCTGCAACGCACAAACTGCGTATCACTGGTGTCTgccactacaagtatgtactgtatccTCTCATTTCAAAAATCTCGTTTATGACTTGAGCATATATGGACATAATGTAGCTCTTTCGCCGAAGATGATCTTACTGTGGGTAcaacatgtactgtaagtaACATCCAAGCGTCCAATCCTtttttgtacttgtaatgtTATCAATCCATAAGTTCACAACGATTAAGTTCAGAAAAACCTCCGCATCCTGACTAATACTTCTTCTAATAAGAAGCAAATAGCAAGTACGTAGCTTTATTGGTTCCTTTCCTTGCTGATGCCTCCTATTGCGGCCAATGAGTCGACTTCGTCCATCTCCTACAGCATACGTTGTCTTAGATGTATGTATGTAGCCTCCGCCACCCGTAacgtgtacttgtagcaagaAGCTACCCATTTCTATCCGTCCTCtatactacaagtactgtgtgtactgtatgtactgttctTTATGTACTCatatgtacatacagtacttatAGAAGTGTCATTAATCTAAGAGACCActctcgtacaagtactactACAATACGTCGTAAAAAATGGGGTGGATACAACGGCAAT
The Yarrowia lipolytica chromosome 1A, complete sequence genome window above contains:
- a CDS encoding uncharacterized protein (Compare to YALI0A09724g, similar to uniprot|P25336 Saccharomyces cerevisiae YCR092c MSH3 DNA mismatch repair protein), which produces MKRSKQATLSRFFKKPKTGADAVHTEAVIGKKPTDSGSPAEQKDAKSPQQVTDEPPLEPVTVTTDVVAMDTQPDLSIGSEINSKSRPKSLASFKSGKSINTDHNPELKQKFRAKLELVRNKNDEDLPVITKKTKLNATEFQWYEIKKQHRDTLLFVQVGYKYHIYGDDAEIAHAQTRLFLSPGITNLKDIGNDGVVQQGSKYIKLAYSSFPVHRIDFYTKQLVEKGFKVGHVQQMEVAALKNVENKKGPMIRELTNTFTKGTYIESGNGGSVNDVQYSSYLVALHESKGDKPTVTLLATEVSTGDVIWDSFNDDYVKSELEIRLLTLAPCEILNCGVSSSTLKMCQKYMHRNKGRLAEMNVLEEEVEDPDAQVALFFEGKANAGTCSTVLELPAMVKTLILATSRYLTHCKLDSLFLLTNNFTRYTGSYMRLSANTVASLELFANTTDHTAKGSLFWVLNRCLTVFGSRELKKWVSRPLTDRTAILQRLSAVEAIIKSIYGAESDELTTLINKLVKLLKPIPDLSKMLMRLHYGQLNRKEVYLLLRELLFVAQEFKPGSGDKYIDTNPVLGEIFNSLGIHVSDIEKLLEEINPDAARQDEALTFFVTDPPSLVDRKKDLKKVEAELQIELLALRAELNRPKLQYSSVAGIDYLIEVANKDTKKLPLEWTKISGTKSVSRFRTPTLNSLVKRHEYCVEKLKAACDIEFNMFRSRCATHYEFFRSMVVAMSQFDCLFALAKVSGQSGWVKADYVDEGGIDLKDSRHVITEKLMTNYISNDIKIRCPTVVTGPNMGGKSSLVRQIALSVLLAHIGCYVPASKAQIPITDSILCRMGAQDNIMSGQSTFMVELCECAEILRNATSKSLVLLDEIGRGTTTTDGIAIAHSVLKHFIELEALTLFITHYPLGQLLDSEDSNKCDLVHMDITNTNPPIFTYKMKPGSATDSYGLNVAGLAGIPQAIINRAEEMGKDMKHDVMYQEGVRMLTDIKKVM
- a CDS encoding uncharacterized protein (Compare to YALI0A09746g, similar to Saccharomyces cerevisiae PSF1 (YDR013W); ancestral locus Anc_3.234, similar to uniprot|Q12488 Saccharomyces cerevisiae YDR013w similarity to human hypothetical KIAA0186 protein), producing MGWDLTHLHTNSKTRRDLFRLFSVSTFQPNMLGDTALKLVHDSRRTAALDLLPAYQEELVRGVCREIRQLDASINKTQDEPGYDPQDRVAHCNLLVQHLAMRRDKRCLLAYQFTRARRMNEAAWKQTEEPNLNGNEQEYMKAYEDLIVDIKGPYTDIDLTGSLEPPNDVFIDVRVLQSVGEVQTEYGVFNLEKDSQFFVRRSDVQTLLLQGYLKEI
- a CDS encoding uncharacterized protein (Compare to YALI0A09702g, similar to Saccharomyces cerevisiae SGM1 (YJR134C); ancestral locus Anc_4.364, weakly similar to uniprot|P47166 Saccharomyces cerevisiae YJR134c SGM1 similarity to paramyosin myosin), giving the protein MSTEWTSYLKKAVATAESRFDQLLEETSQGSQSSQLQSPQPSSTPDLTKDVKATPSPRLSMQERLRGAVSASPRSSGELERETDSDSVSIKDDAKGAEDVDKLDTPPTDSNTSMPPESRGAKELVSESVSVVDSDLLSKIQTENATMAEQLDSLQNKVVLLAGLEAERTKNSPASAKKLAEKDKQIALLIEEGTNLSKKELTYMNTIKKLRVKVKQGETLQEGFDKIKARQDKELGTVKEKLRSKESELMSLKEEVKILKKNVSQSGKLDNPELRVELEDLKKSRDALKKENSELSNDLEEVKKSRDTLQRSRETLQASHTTLQETHDQLKNTLNTSSLSSQTLIADLKLEISRLETRVEHYRGLNEEATARNSDENTAKLLNQIENLNSQHSHSQDNWRSVELSLQGKISKLEEEVEECKSREAALMKKNKALQNDLRAEREEIANLQDELGAVNEQIFKSKRQVETLREELKECLANEKDDIPVSEPVSVPSIAKSQHAEEMEKLTLKIAALEEQLEERNMRLAARDEADMAVTSPLEAESPFGGVPTSPSDTFDRSFSYDRSFGSFERLQDVDQLTELDSRRSGTGPSIQVIGRMSSQVRKLTSEVSNLKEELVRVVGEKDEASREVVRLMTENDDLLESKIKLDAVEGRLDAMEKRESQALGMLGEKEEKINELRADIADMKELYSRQISDLVDQLVEAKK